One genomic segment of Gottschalkia acidurici 9a includes these proteins:
- a CDS encoding DUF5050 domain-containing protein, whose product MNKKAILATSLLTICLSTAIFSKESLAKDQTVKVTLPSFTVNLNDNKVDNQYRNYPLLVYKDITYVPMTWYDCRLLGLKTEWTEKDGLKISQEKVTSSYAPYKTNNRNSNNYNAKIPNFKVSVNGKIVDNSKEEYPILSFKDVTYFPLTWRFAHDEFGWGYEWDKSKGLNIKSSNPQVKTVNLPEYAGQNGVALFKGYYYFVETVGNTNKIYRASENDLSNKELVHSYEFSTLYGFNNYLGFQLRDNQLWAYYRVGGASMGSDVYLKISEDGKIIEKHSGYLDFKDTLNGTLGINQFVPLGPNNLLLIPKGEDYDNGKRIGDPSFIYGWYTKTEDGGMISSYDNSTTIINNEAYVLTSYYPMEKGELNRIYKINLDTNEMTKITNFEVKNFKIRNNKIYYVKDEDEYLYSSSLDGTNEKRISDNKISDINAWYDEINGNVYYTTFKDYDKYNLYKSEVSKEDTLVLKESIQNVQVSNNKIICKLSDEEDYGIKVLDSDGNLNLAITDKISNTFVHDGKIIIVLAEDKSIKVIK is encoded by the coding sequence ATGAATAAGAAAGCGATTTTAGCTACGTCTCTTCTTACCATATGTTTAAGTACTGCGATTTTTTCAAAAGAGAGCCTAGCTAAAGATCAGACTGTAAAAGTTACACTGCCAAGCTTTACAGTTAATTTAAATGACAATAAAGTGGATAATCAATATAGAAATTATCCACTTTTAGTTTATAAAGATATAACATATGTCCCAATGACATGGTATGACTGTAGACTTTTAGGCCTAAAAACTGAATGGACTGAAAAAGATGGACTTAAAATTTCTCAAGAAAAGGTTACATCATCTTATGCTCCATATAAAACAAACAATAGAAACTCAAATAATTACAATGCAAAAATTCCTAATTTTAAAGTTAGCGTAAACGGAAAAATAGTAGACAATTCTAAAGAGGAATATCCAATTTTAAGCTTTAAAGATGTAACATATTTTCCTCTTACATGGAGATTTGCACATGATGAATTTGGATGGGGTTATGAGTGGGATAAATCTAAAGGACTTAATATAAAGTCAAGTAATCCACAGGTAAAAACAGTAAATCTTCCTGAATATGCGGGTCAAAATGGAGTTGCTCTATTTAAAGGCTACTATTATTTTGTAGAGACAGTTGGCAATACAAATAAAATATATAGAGCATCGGAAAATGATTTATCAAATAAAGAATTAGTACATTCATATGAATTTAGCACATTATATGGTTTTAACAATTATTTAGGATTCCAATTGAGAGATAATCAACTCTGGGCATACTATCGTGTTGGAGGAGCAAGTATGGGTTCCGATGTATATTTGAAAATAAGTGAAGATGGTAAAATTATAGAAAAACATTCAGGATACTTAGATTTTAAAGATACATTAAATGGAACATTGGGAATAAATCAATTTGTACCACTAGGACCTAATAATCTTTTACTTATACCAAAAGGTGAAGACTATGACAATGGAAAAAGAATAGGAGATCCTAGTTTCATATATGGTTGGTATACAAAAACAGAAGATGGTGGCATGATTTCTAGCTATGATAATTCTACTACAATAATTAATAATGAAGCGTATGTGTTAACATCATATTATCCAATGGAAAAAGGCGAACTAAATAGGATTTACAAAATAAATTTAGATACAAATGAAATGACAAAGATTACAAACTTTGAAGTTAAGAATTTTAAAATAAGAAACAACAAAATTTATTATGTAAAAGATGAAGATGAATATCTATACTCTTCAAGTTTAGATGGAACAAATGAAAAAAGAATATCCGATAATAAAATATCAGATATTAATGCATGGTACGATGAAATTAATGGTAATGTATATTACACTACTTTTAAAGATTATGATAAATACAATTTATATAAATCAGAAGTATCTAAAGAGGATACACTTGTACTAAAAGAGTCAATACAGAATGTTCAAGTTTCAAATAATAAAATAATATGCAAACTTTCAGATGAAGAAGATTATGGGATTAAAGTACTTGATAGTGACGGAAACCTGAATTTAGCGATCACAGATAAAATCTCAAATACTTTTGTTCATGATGGTAAAATAATAATAGTTTTAGCGGAAGATAAATCTATAAAAGTAATAAAGTAG
- a CDS encoding arsenate reductase family protein: MKYLFLQYPKCSTCKKAKKWLNENNISYDSRHIVEENPTVEELSKWIEKSGLPIKRFFNTSGIKYREMGLKDKLSEMSEKEQIQLLSTDGMLVKRPIIVGEERVLVGFKEVDWEELKNI, encoded by the coding sequence ATGAAATATTTATTTTTACAATATCCAAAGTGTAGTACTTGTAAGAAGGCTAAAAAGTGGCTTAATGAAAATAATATAAGCTATGATTCAAGACATATAGTAGAAGAAAATCCAACAGTAGAAGAATTATCTAAGTGGATTGAAAAAAGTGGACTACCTATAAAAAGATTTTTCAATACTAGTGGAATTAAATATAGAGAAATGGGACTAAAAGATAAATTATCTGAAATGTCTGAAAAAGAGCAAATACAATTACTTTCAACAGATGGAATGCTAGTAAAAAGACCTATTATAGTAGGTGAAGAGAGAGTGTTGGTAGGGTTCAAAGAGGTAGACTGGGAGGAGCTTAAAAATATTTAG